DNA sequence from the Phyllopteryx taeniolatus isolate TA_2022b chromosome 14, UOR_Ptae_1.2, whole genome shotgun sequence genome:
gTCTGGGATGACCAGCGTAAACATTGCAACTGTTCAATAGTTAGCAATAGCAAATTCTTCTGCATGTAGTCGACACCCATACAGTGTTTGTATAAGGTGTCTCAGGTTGCGCACCACAACAAAAAGGACACAGAATAGATTGCCACCGCAACGGTTAAGGTAGCGTATGCAGCTCAGATCAGGGTTTTAAACCAGGttagcaaaatttaagtttgaaaCCAAGGTACTCAAAAACTACAAACTCTACCTTTCAGCTgagcttcttctatttcttctttgtattttctcacTGTCAGATTTGACCGCAACTGTAGACCTGCAGTAACTATTTGAATACACTTAGGGGCAGCAAAAACAAGCACCTGGCCTGACTGCTGCTAGCAAACTGGCCTACCGACATTCAgctgaagcactttttttttactttggctcTGATTTAGGAGCGTTCGGAGGAGTTGTGCTTTCGACCTCTGTGCCTTTGAACCTCTTTCAGCTTCTTTTTCTGTGGGAAAACGAGAGTGAGGCGAGCGTTCCTACCGACGGCGAGGAGCAGAATGCTGGCCACGAAGCAGCCGGCGGTCACGCTCATGTAGTAGACACCCACGCGCATCTCCGCAGGCCACAGCGGGAAAAGCGTGGCGGCGATCACGGCGATCACTGACGACGACCACAACAGCACGTTGAGACTCGCAAAGACATTcagtgggtaaaaaaaaagacaagtgtGTTGTGCTGACTGACCCAGGATCAGCCCCATGGCGAATGTCTTGAAGTGGACAGGGTCGTAAATCCACACGTACACCTtgaagagatgtttttttttaaggtctttatttacaaaatggTTGCCTGGGTGACCGGCGGGTGGTTTTATACCTCGTTTCCGTCGAGGAAGAGCTGGTCCTCGTGCAGCTCCAGTTTGAACTTCTTCTTcacctccttcttcttcttggggCTGTCGTCCTGCAACCAATATAGCGTAAATCAGTCGGCCGCGATGgccacaacacaaataaacaactgcagCGCCATCTTGACACACGCAGGGAACTCAATACAACTCGCTTCACGATATTCAGTAGTTTGACCAATTGGGAgcaattcatcaaaaacaagtcTTCCAGTTTTGGGGGAGGGGTGAAACAGATtattagcatttccattcatttcaatgggaaaagatgatttacGATGCGAGTGTTTCGAGTTtcaagtgtggtcacggaacaaatgaaacttgtctctcaaggcaccactgtactagcATGAATCCACATCTCCACAAAAAGACCGCAGCTACCTTAATCGCAAACCACCCCAGCGTGTCATATAATTCATGCAATTACTGACGATAAGCGCCACCTCGCACAGAAGAAATTTACACAAGAACTAGAAATAATTCAgagtttaaacaaataaaaacgtaCGCCTTTGTCCTTCTTAGCTTCACCAGCGTCTGCCGCCGCCTCCTTCTTCTTGTCCTTCTTCCCCTTCTTGTCCTCCTCCTTGCCGCTGTCGCCTTTGGACTTCTTGTCCTTCTTGGCGTCCTTCTCAGACTTCTTCTTCATCACTTTGAGGGCTCGGTTGAAAAACTGCTTCTTGAGGAGTCTGCGGAGCCGGGGAAACGGCACATGCGGCTCAGCCGTTTCGTAGCGGTTCGGCCCAAAATGTGTCGGCGGCGTGCGTGTCGCGTGGCGTGGCTCGCTGTGCGGGTAACCTGTTGCAGTAGGCGAGCACCGAGTCTCGGGTGGTGAAGACCGCCTCCTCGCCCTTCTTGACCTTGGCCCACTTGGAGTCCAGTATACAGTCTACCGCCTTGGACGCTGGTTGAGGGAACACacgaaacaaaacatttatagatataaaaaaaattcataaaaatgttttggattgCCCACATATTGATAATCCCGAGGGATACGGTCTGAGCCGAACAAATTGACATCCCCGCACCCCACAAAAGGTTTATATACTAGGGCTTCAaccaacaaatattttaataaatcaattaatctgtcaattattgCACTACATTCTTCTAGCCTGAGATtgactttaataataataacaaaacaaaaacaaactcatttgGTTGAAGGAATGAACAAACGAAGGAATtttttgaaacctttttttttttttctgttttcaattgcccatatatatttatatccacaaataaatcataaattgGGTAACCGAAAACAGATCGGCAATTGCATTTTCCAGGAAATGACTTTGTTCTGGCCTCCGATAGGCTGAAAACAGCCACGGGCTTTGGCGTTTCTGTGGTTTTGGCGAGCACTCACCGGTGAAGTAGTCCACTCGGTGGCCCATCATGTTGGTGGACTTGGTGGGACAGTTGAAGCGCAGGTACTTGGCCACCGCCTTCTCCTCCTTGGTGGGCTCGCTCAACTCCTGCccgcacaaacgcacacaaaataatgttcacttttgattgacagcctCAACGTGTTGCGCTTCCAAGCGTTAACAAAGATGGAACAGATAGCCAAACTCCTTTTCGGGACGCAGGACGTTTGAGCGTCCTTGCTCCTTTTATAACTTCCGCATGTTGACAATGAATTGGGAGTGAAAAGTGGATAAAAGTAAAATACCACTACGATACATCACACGTGATTACGATCATAATGTTTCGACAACGGTAATGTCCGATCGGCACTTCCCGCGACTACTGTGTTCGTATTTACCCGCAAACTTCACCAAATTGAAGGCCACACGTTTCACATTAACACACAGATTACGCAACACTCACAGTCATTGCGTTCTTGCAACTTCAAAGACGCAACGGATTTAAAGGGCCTATCAATAACTGACAGACAGCTAAGGATGACTGACGATTTCTTTAGCCCTTAGCACACAGGTTATGTGTTTGATGTAACGTTTTGACGTATTAGACGGATACACTGTAGCGCCCACATTGGCGGGGGCAACGTTCCCATGAAAGGCAATGCACGCACAGCGGAACCTCGTTTTAATGGACCCCAATTCAACAGATATCGGAAGTAACGGACTGGTGCCGTGAACTACATAGCTAATTTACATGCGCCAGGACGCATGCAAATCGCATGTAAATTAGCTACGTTCTGGCGGGCTGGCTCGCTGCGCTCTTGAAAATGGCAGGCCCGGGTTAAAACCCTGGCTGGAggaggtaagtttggataaacttttagatttttcaaaaatgttcaagcttttttttaaatatatatttacaataatttggtagtgtattgtgtgttttaggccacgaaaaagtttaagacaataattttgtactgtatggttgtacaaccccaattccaatgaaattgggacgttgtgttaaacaaataaaaacagaatacaatgatttgcaaatcatgttcaacctatatttaattgaatgcactacaaagacaacatatttaatattcaaactgataaagttgattgtttttagcaaatattcattaacttagaattttatggctgcaacacgttccaaaaaagttgaggaatcctcatcaaacacctgcttggaacatcccacaggtgaacaggctaattgggaacaggtgggtgccatgattggctataaaaggagcttccctgaatggctcagtcattcacaagcaaagatggggcgaggtttcCCTCTTTGTGATCAAGTGcgtaagaaaatagtcgaacagtttaaggaaaatgttcctcaaagtacaattgcaaggaatttagggatttcatcatctacggtccataataccatcaaaagtttcagagcatctggagaaatcactgcatgtaagcggcaaggccaaaaaccaacattgaatgcccgtgaccttcgatccctcaggcgacactgcatcaaaaaccgacatcaatgtgtaaaggatatcaccacatgggctcaggaacacttcagaaaaccaatgtcagtaaatacagttcgacactacatctgtaagtgcaacttgaaactctactatgcaaaggaaaagccatttatcaacaacacccagaaacagtgcctgcttctctgggcccgagctcatctaagatgggctgacgcaaagtggaaaagtgttctgtggtccgacgactccacatttcaaattgtttttggaaattgtggacgtcatgtcctctgggccaaagaggaaaagaaccatctggactgttatggacgcaaagttcaaaagccagcatccgtgacggtatggggctgtgttagtgccaatggcatgggtaacctacacatctgtgaagtcaccattaatgatgaaaggtacatacaggttttggagaaacatatgctgccatccaagcaacgtcgttttcatggacacccctgcttatttcagcaagacaatgccaaaccacattctgcacgtgttacaacagcgtgacttcgtagtaaaagagtgcggatactagactggcctgcctgcagtccagacctgtctctcattgaaaaggtgtggcgcattatgaagcgtaaaatacgacaacggagaccccggactgttgaacagctgaagctgtacatcaagcaagaatgggaaagaattccacctacaaagcttcaacaagtagtgtcctcagttcccaaacgtttattgtcggtcaccgtgcccaataataaatcataaaggataataattaataaaaaataattacatcacCATTAAATAAATTTTATGTTAATGGggcggaaaaaaagaaaatatcactGCAAAAATAATTAGTTTCTCAGCGTTTTTTATTAACAGATATATGTTTGAGTAAAGTGGacattttctttattctctAAAGTACAGACAACAtaactcccaaattccaaatgtcatttggagcatttattttttacaaataatatatacatattatatattatgtaaaataattttgtaaaaatcatcatttaactgttttaaattatttttattgtattatgtaGTATTTCAGGAAAATATGAACGCAGTAGTAGCGTTTGATAAATTTTGATTGTAATCACGTGTGCTGTATCGTAATGGTGTAATGGagcataataaataataaaataatgatttgtGGCATCCCTAGTCCACATTTATGTTACTGTACACTCAAAGTGGCGCTAATCAATACATCATCAGGGATTTTCCTGGGGCAAATTGAGGCAGAGCTGGTACCATTGTGATCATTCACAGATGCTGTCCTTATATGGCTCAAACAAacattcttattttgaaaaaaaatttcatggATTTTATGTTACTGTTCAACTACATCATATCATATATGGAGCAAAATAACCCAAATATCACTAGCTtctacaaatactgtactcttGAGTGCACCTGTTGCTGTGACGTCTTCCTCTATAGAttgcgtttttttcccctcactaaTGGTCCAAAATGAAGACAACGATTGCATTTTGTTGCACTGAATTGCTGCACAGTGCCACATGTTGCCTCACATTATGTAAACACGTCCGGAATTAACATTCGAGCTGACGCGGCTTCAGCCACCAAACACCGCAATTGGTCGCAAAAAGACACGACAGACAGTAAGGTAAGAGTCTAAAATAAACGAATTCTAATGCTAGCGGTGGTTAAATGAGCGTTTAAGTCAGTAGACTTGGCGTTTAAAGTCGCATTTGAGCCGAGCAGCACGGCTGCAATGTAGTTGTAATGCAAGCTAACGTTAGCCACGTTAGCATCAGCAAGCTTCCTCTAGCCGGCAACGAACAGTCTTCGTTCGGGCTCGTGAGTCGACGAAAGGCGGTTGCACGTCGTCGCTCCACCGGCCAGTGGCAGAGCTTCGAgacagggagagagaaaaaaataatcatcctACCTGGATCCGTTTTTTGTGCCTCCTGCGCTCCGCCATGATCGTCCACACACAGCTCAGCTTCGGCAGACCGAGATCGCGCGGCGACTATCGCGAGACTAAGACAACGCCAGTGGGAAGCTTTTTGGCTTTCAAATGTGctgtgtatgtattttatatttaaactgCAAGTTTTATGTTGAAAATCAGGTGTAAACGTCCATACATATAACACCTagagttttatttcaattatttcaattttctttttaatttagaGCTCTTTATTGAACGTTAGATATAAACAATCATATAACACCAAGTGGAAGTTTGAGGAGGAAAAAGCCAGAATGCTGATCAGGTGGCAAAATGATATTAAACAGaaaattattcaatttaaaatgaatcaaataaatgtgaacaaatattgaaatacatttattaaaatctgttttttaatttcaaaatgtatctACAATTTGAAGTCTgaatgtattaaatataaacaatataGCAACAGTACTAGTTTGTACAataatatttgcatatttttagcttttgtgtgtaaaaataaatataaaaatcaaatatttgtaaaaatgtacaattaaaaTCTTAAGAAATTCAGGCATTGATGTGTGCGTTTCAGTTTGTGTATTTCATAtatgtaacatttaaaataaatctgaaGGTATCCAATGTCAACAATATAGCATGAATACtagtttataataataaaagttcattttcactggatattttaaacatttccaagtttgtggaaacagtttggagatggccccttacCGTTCCAAAATTCACatctgagtcaaggcaagtGAGCAAATACTTATCGTATTTATCTTATTTTTGAAACGCTCCAATATAGTGTTGTTTTATAATGGCAATAAATATCTGCCAGTCTAATAAGGGAGGATCACACCttccaatgtaaaaaaaacaacaaacaacctttATTTACAATCTATTTAAAccatttaaaaagtttaaaaagccAATTTCAATGACAttgcataaataaatatgtattcattgtaGCAGATGAACTTTTCAGCTTTCCTATTTGTGCCATGCTTTTGTAATGCATACAGAACccacacatggacacacacaacattgtcgTGCGACCACATGTCGGAGTCTACTGGAACGCTAATCGTGGTTGCAGATCCACTTAACGCATGTCCGTCTTTAACAGACCACGCTGCTTgcggtaggtgctgctgttttggttagccaTGGAGTTCAAATGTGTTCGGCGGTTAACTCTTTAGCATGAGGGGAATTGTTGCCCGGCTCGCAGAGGTGCTCGGCGGGTTTGAGGACGTCGGCGGCCTCCCGGGggctcgccgccgccgccatcaTAATCATCTCCTCGCTGTTGCAGTTCACCGGGGAGCCCATCTCTGACAAACGGTCACCCGGCTTGTCGGGGGCAGCTTGCAGGGTGCTGGCGGGGAGCGGGAGGTTCATCATGTATAACATGTTGCTCATGCGCCTTGACACCTATTGGGGTGACAGTGTTAGTACACAAGATTGCGTGATtcattgtttgtatttgtagTAAAAATTGTGTTGACGTAAAgcacatgtgtcaaactcaaggcccgagggccacatctggcccgccacaccattttatgtggcccgcgaaaccaaATTATTTGAATCAACTTCTATGATTCTTGCTGAAATCTgtaccaacatttcaaattgttggatttaataacgttgagatattacAGGTATAATcgaatcattattattattatttttaaaccaaacccattgttttacagtaacttgatcagtagttgaacaaacaattattcctgacttctgttttcaaatagagttatccatcaatttgttgtgtggacCGGGCCAGACCATGACTAGCAAAACTTCACGGATAACTGATGtccagttttgaaaaaaaaaaaaaagatagcaaAGAAAGTTCATGAAAATGTTATCCAACTATGTATAGTATTGCATTTATACAGCTTCATGTTGTGGTCGCTGAggttatatttaacattttgtttaatttaaggaattgtattttaatttaagaTAATTTGTTGATTTTAGTTATTGCTTATTTTataatattgcaaaatattatattattttgagtTAGTGTAATTTAATTTCTATGTTATGAATTATGTGTAATTGATTTCTGTTTACTTTTATCATAATTTATTTAATGCTATTGGTTTGATTCAATGTAATtgttatttgattgattttattatatttttatcttatttatatttattattattattatgagt
Encoded proteins:
- the sec62 gene encoding translocation protein SEC62, whose protein sequence is MAERRRHKKRIQELSEPTKEEKAVAKYLRFNCPTKSTNMMGHRVDYFTASKAVDCILDSKWAKVKKGEEAVFTTRDSVLAYCNRLLKKQFFNRALKVMKKKSEKDAKKDKKSKGDSGKEEDKKGKKDKKKEAAADAGEAKKDKGDDSPKKKKEVKKKFKLELHEDQLFLDGNEVYVWIYDPVHFKTFAMGLILVIAVIAATLFPLWPAEMRVGVYYMSVTAGCFVASILLLAVARCILFLFIWLVTAGRHHFWLLPNLTADVGFIDSFRPLYTHKYKGPRRGGGKKAKDDKDGGGGEAHKSDSDDNKSDSEKKDEEEEDDDEDDKERKSGEEDEGRRSDTDSERREEDGSQHSNGNDFEMITREELDQHTEEDEGEEEAGKEERKDAQVPAAQS